The Setaria viridis chromosome 2, Setaria_viridis_v4.0, whole genome shotgun sequence DNA window ATCAGGCCCGTAATGGGCTTCTTCTTTGTCTAGCTTTTTTTGTGTGCCTTTTTTAGCTAGACAAATCAAGTTAATATGTTTGATGCTAACACAAGAAATCGATTATTAAATGCTACTGTATTGTAATAAAAGGTTCCTACATTGAACTGTGGGCCATAGGTTATGGTGTAGTAACTACGAGAAACCAATTATCAAATTCATCTTAACTTGTATATACTTTGTAGCACTATGCTTCTTGTTTACTTCCTGTTTTTTAATTGTTTTTAAGTGTTTATTGGGAAAATATCTATTTGTAAATTCATATTGAACGCATTTACGCAGATTTTCAATGTCTATTGTTGGATGAGGCATGGATGGCTAGATTTTATGACATCGAAACATTTTAATTATCCCTGTCATCAGTTGAAGAAAATTGTTAATGATGGATCCTGACTTGTGAAAACAACCCAAATATGACCTGTCATTCTCCGTCCCAGTTGGTTTAGTCATATTTGTAAACCTATCAGATGTTTTTAATGATTTTATCTGATTGTTTACTTATTTGGTTGAAGGAAATTGCCAAAGACTCTGTATTGTCTAGGTGTAAGATCATTGCGGAACCGTGGGACTGTGGTGGCCTTTATCTAGTAGGGAGGTTCCCTAACTGGGACAGGTAATTTGATCTATTTTGAATCTACTAATTTGACCATATGACTATAGATATAGTAGAACAAATGAACTTGAGGGTGTTTATTTTGCCATTTCTTCTGTCCACTGTTTAGTACTAAGACTACTTTAACATTACGATGAACATAATGCAAAAGAGTAATGTCTTCTCTACCATGGATGATAGCACTGTAGTTCTGAACTACTCATTATTGAATTACTTAGGAACCAAACTCCTTTCAAATGAGTTTTCGGTGGTCCCTTGTTAAATGGAATTGTCGCCACTATATTGTTCATTTGGGACTCAGAAATAGGCTTTTCTATCTTATTTCTCATATAGTTCTAAGAATTGATGAGCTGCAATTTGTTTGCCATTGGTCCTGTAGGTGGGCTGAATGGAACGGACAATACAGGGATGATATTCGAAGATTTATTAAGGTACTAAGATGTGCTTGACTTTAGACGTATATCCTATGATATGCATATCAAAGTGTTCTACTGATGCTTTGATGGAGATGATTCTTATGCTAGTTTATTGTTTGTTTGGCTCATAAATTGCAATTCACACGTTTTCCTATAGCCATTACATTGGAATATTGGATTGCCCTTTTGGTGATGTACTGATGCTTTGCTTGATATCCAGTGGTGCCCATTTTTATCATTTAGTTAGGGATGCAAGTTACAAATATTTTGGGTGATTGGGTCGACCCAAAATGTtgataaaatgaactagaatgaCATTCTGCGTAAATAATTCGGGGGGAGAAATAAACTAGGGTGGCATGCCATCGTAGTTAATCAGCTGACCCAGAAAACACTATTGAGTACCCACTTGCATCCCTACATTTAGTTGATCCCAGCTAGAAATGTTTTTCATGGCATGTGATATTTAACAGAAAACTGAATCTATTGTGGAAGGCTGGAAGCAGTCAGTGGTGAGAAAACAATGAAGACATTTGTTGAATGTGGTGCGGAAGTCTCCGCTGATCTAAATAATGCTGCAACATATTTTTATTCACTAATAAATGATGCAGCTTCTATGAATTAATCTCTGGGATAATGAACACCCAAACATTCAGTAATGTATGGGTTAGCTTAGGGAGATATACACCTTGCTTTGAAATGGTAACTGAAACAGTGCCTGTCTGAGAAACTTTTGGAAAATGGACAGCAGGGTGTCCCAGTCAGGGTAATTACCTTCTTTCTGGATCAGCATTATCACCAAATTAGAATCCTGTTTACTGAGTCTATTGCAGACTATTCATATGCACCAATCATTTCTTTTGGAAAAGTAGACAATCATGATCCACATCATTAAAAAGTTTTGAAAAGAGCACAACTGTATCAGACTGGCTTAATGTTCTGCTTATGAGCGTCCTTTTCCAGTTTCTTGCTTCATTTGTTGAATTCCACTTCACATTTATATGCAAGTGTCCTGCCTAGTAGTCTGCTTGCGCTATTTAGCTCGAAAGGATCATCTTCAGTAGTTGGCAATTGGCATTTAGTTTCTCAAGCACTGTGCTtgaccataacccaagtattaGATGgatcccttcttttttttcttttcttttttattcgaAAAAAAGGATATGCACCAAGAAAGTTAACTATTTTACACATCGGTAGATTTCAACAAATTTAGACCTGAATGTACGTTGCACTCTGTTGGAATATGTGCAGACTTTGATCTCTGATTCATCTATTTCTCTCTTAACTCTTATTTCTCAATCATGAAGGAATGGTCATTGACCTAATATCACTAAACATTTGCAGGGAGATCCTGGTATGAAGGGGGTGTTTGCAACTCGTGTTTCTGGTTCTGCGGATCTCTACCAGGTTCTGTTGTGCTATTTCTTTACCGGCCTATTATTTAGCCTTTGTTGACAACATTGCTTGCCTGGTTATTCCTTCGTTGAAGCGCTACTTGCTTTGGGACCTTGATTTTGCTCAATGCTTTTCTGTGTTAAGAGCAGTTTGGTCAAAATTATTCAAGAGTTACTTATATGTATCTTGTGTCATCATTAGACTGCAGCAGTTAACAACACCTATCACATATCTTGCAAGAAAAATAGGCTCAAATTTGTGTCTTTATGGAAACTGCTTTGCCTTGTTTAGAGTTATCATATTAATTTCGCCTAGATCCAGTTGTTTAAAAGGAGTATTTGTATAACAAGTACCATAGTGACTATTGAGACGCCATTTGAAATTGTAAAGCCAGTTGTCCATGCTGTCACATGTTATTTCATTTTTTCTTTATGGataattttttatcatttgttGTTGAGTTCTAAGTTTTTTGGCATGGAAAGCAGGACTGGTTTCTTTTTTCGACAGGTGAAAATTTGTAAAATAAAGTCCTTTGATGTCTTGGTTGACAGGTGAACAACCGGAAGCCTTACCATGGCGTAAACTTTATAATTGCTCATGATGGATTTACTTTATGCGACCTTGTTTCATATAACTCCAAGGTAACTATAGCAAACAACACAGGGGTCTCGATTTATTATGTACAATGTGTTTTGCATGTTAActtgccttttcttttgaatGAAATCATATAGCACAATGATGCAAATGGAGAAAGTGGTCGTGATGGGTGCAATGACAACTATAGCTGGAACTGTGGCGTTGAAGGTACATGCTCTACTGATAAAAAATTGTTCTGTACATTGGAATTGTCAAAGTTTgagagatgtttttttttgacatcaCAATGAAGAATAGCATTGTAAAGTTGCTCAAAGTAATTAAATGCCATTTTTTAAATGCCTGAATAAAGCGATCAGGAGAATAATGAAACTTCATTTGTGATGGATCAGTGTTTGCATAATTTATCAACTGAACTAAAAAGATTATTCATATCGTTGAAGCTCCTGTGTCAAGATTAAGCCAAGAAATTATACAAGTATGACATACCTTTTCAAACAAAGCACGATCATGGAGGTTTatccttttttattttgagGGGAAAAAATTATTTCACTTGATTCTACATTGGGTATTAAAGTTTGTGCTCTTGCCCTGTTACAGGAGAAACGGATGATTTAAATGTGCTAAGTCTTCGTTCGAGGCAAATGAAGAACTTCCATGTCGCATTGATGATTTCTCAGGTTTTTATATTATTGATTCACCATATAGTTACTTTTTATGTGTAACCGAATCGTGTCAACTTACGAGTTACATTATATACAATAGGGCACTCCAATGATGCTGATGGGAGACGAATATGGTCATACACGTTATGGAAACAATAATAGCTATGGACATGATACTCACATTAATAATTTTCAGTGGGGCCAGGTTACATAATTATGTTAATTTTCTGTTAGCAATATGTAGTGATGCATGCAACAGCCTTAAATGCTAATTTGTCCTCTCCAATCTCCATGTTCATATAGttagaagaaagaaaggatgGCCATTTCAGGTTTTTCTCAGAGATGATCAAGTTTCGTCATAACCATCCAATACTGAGACGAGACAGGTTTCTCAGCAAAGTAAGTTCAAAGCTAGTGTGTTATTCTTGCAATTGACTGCTTCAGTAAAGCTAATAAGTTCCCCTTTGCCAAAAAAAGTATTGCCATGTATCCAAGTATAATATCATGGTGCTCGCAAACTAGAGACAGAATGATCAGGAATGATAAAATTAGCCATCTTTTTTACAGTATGCAACTCttggtttattttattttttaaatgttTCCATTGCACTGATATTTTTCTTGTTGGTAGAATGATGTCACCTGGCATGAAGATTGTTGGGAGAACCAGGAAAGCAAATTTTTGGCGTTCACGTAAGGAAGTTATCTTATTGCACTTAAATAAGTGCTACGTTCTGTCCATAGGATGGTATTTCCTCATGCCCCTTTTACTGCAAATTTTGGATATTTAACTGGTCGTTCATGATTCTGGTGCAGGATACATGATCACAATTCTGGTGGAGATATTTATTTGGCATTCAATGCTCATGAGTATTTTGTGGATGCTGTAATTCCCCCACCACCACACCATAAATCTTGGAGCCGCGTGGTATGGATTCTGTCTGATCCTGCTAAATGTTTATACAGAGTAATTTGCTGTTTAAATGTAATAGCATTGTGTACTGAAATTTTGATCTAGTCGTTACTTGGTCTGATTAGCTTTAGTGCTGTTTCTCTCTCAATTTGTGAGTTTCCCTTTCAGTTTGGTTAGCTTACAATGCCTCATTGCCTTTCTGCAGGTGGATACCAACCTGGAATCACCAAATGATATTATCCCAGAAGGAGtgccattgacaagttcacgGTATAGGATTGCTCCCTACTCTTCCATCCTGCTCAAGGCAAAGCCTTAGCAAGGTGGAGGCAAGCCGTTCTGTAGGAAGCATGAGAATAATGTTGATTCTAGCTTTGGTTGGCTGGTTAAGAAGATTGGCTTACATTTCCAAGCTCATAAGTCTTAACCAACTGCGCTGCAAAGCGAACTTCGATCTATAAAGTTGGACCAATCTTTACGAAAATTGACTGGAAGGAGCTATGGTTGCAATTGGTATGGTCAAGGAGGACTTGTTTATAACAACACATGGTGAATAATCCCCCGCACACAGAAGCAAGAAAAGCCTTATTTATTCACTGGAGTTCTGGTTGGGGGAAGCATGGCTCGTTTGTAACTAGTATTCACAAATGTTCTTTCATTTTCCGTTCGACCTGCAAGTGGCTGACAAGCGCTTGTTTTGTTAACGTGGCATTCCCATGTTCGGCATATCTATACCGTAATGAGAGCTTGATTTCCTCTACTCAAATAAGCTGATGAATGGATGCCAGAACCTTTTGCTGTCGTCTGTTTGCGCATGTTGTTGTAGGTTGCTTGCACTGGTGGGGCCACACAGGCCGCTTGAATTTTTAGCCAAGTTCAGCCTGAAGCTGAAAATACCCCAGTAGCCTCCGTATTACAGTGGCTAGCTGATTGGAATAAACATGCCAGTACCCAGAGTGTTGAAACCATTGCCTGATCGTGCCAGCGGCCTTGGCGCCTTGTCGTGGCAGTGGCAATCTGTGGCATGCATGCTCATCGCGtatcggccgcggcggcgggctcccGTGTCCGGCTGACGGCGACGGCGGTTGGTGCGGAGAAGAAACAATCAAATCTGCATGTGAGAACGGGGGAGGATAGGATGGCAAGCATCAGGCATCAGGGCTCCCAGGCGAGCACCAACCTGTTACCCTTGTTGTCCAGTGCGGCCAAAAGAACAGCCGGCGGCGACATGACAGGATAACATGGCCATCGGCAGGGCCGGGCCGGCGGATACCCGAACCAGAACCGGGCATGTGACGAGTTAATCTCCGTCTCACCTGAACGCCACCAATGCGGACAGCTCCGATCCGGCCACAGCCAAATGAATGAATGGGATCCTCCCCCTTAATCATTGGCTGGTAACCAGTAACCACCTTCCGAGTTAGAAAGCGAACGGAATTATGCGGACGCCTTTAGCTGAACCTGCGTACTTAGCTGTCTTGTTTGGGGAGTACTGATGCTAATGCAGTAATGCTCTGCAAAGCTGTGGTTGCCATCATGGGTTTGCATATTACTATATGCGAAAGCGATTGGGTCGTTAGTACTAACCACCATTTACCCCACGGATAATGGAAGTTTGCACTTTGTTTAGCACAATCCTGATCATTCATGGCATGGGTGACTGATGAACCACTACCGGTACTTAATAATCAACGCGAAGCTGGTCTCCCCACCGGCCTCCAAAGAGAATGCATTGAAGTTCATGTATACCAACTAAGAATTTACACTTCTTAatttgctactccctccgttccaaattacaagtcattctaactttcttgaagttaaattattttatgtttgaccaaaattataaagagAATCACAAAGGTTTAtgacaccgaatagatatactatgaaaatatatttaatgaagaaactaatgatacttatttgatatcatgaatgaaTGTTattactttattgtataaatttagtcaaatttGAGATACTTTAATTCTCCAAAAAAATTGTAATGactttggatggagggagtatatatcaACCGTAGGGTACTCACACGTTTCTTTATTGTCGTTTTGACACCATGATGGGCTCTGTAGTTTCAATAGCATTGTGAGGACAGGATAATCTCAATTTTGAATCTTACTAAGGACGTAACTTTGCAGCCGACTCTTATTTCCACGTTTGAGTCCTGGGACAATCTGCAAGTAAGGCAGATACCTAAGTATGGGTGCATGCAGCTCAACAGTAATCACCCGAACTTGACACGTCACTGTTATCCAAAGATTTTCCGTGATTGTCCTGCCCCTCTCATCACCACCCCACGACTATACCAACTGTACCACACTTTTCATCCGTCGTGGACGGCACAGCCCATGGGGACAAATACATGGTGGCTTGCGGTACGGTCTCCAAGTGAACTTGTGGTCGTCACGTTGCGAACtcgacgccgcggcggagccGTTCGATCGCCCGCTCGGGGGGAGGTGGGCGGCATGTCCGGCCTGCCTGGTTGGTACGTCGGTGTCGCCATTGCTGACTGGCTGGCTGGCCGGAATCTTCCAACCTGGGCACAGCCCGGTCTGATGGGCGGATGGATGGTCACCGGGAAAAAATGTTGTGGATTGCATGGAGAAACGCTAGCTCGCTGTCCCGAAATTGGGTACGTTGGGAGGTCATCTCACGCATGATCGATCATTCCAGAACGCGGCAGAAAAGCACGTCCATGTCTCGCAGCTATATACTGGACTAGTGTTTAAGCGTAAACAATTCTTCGATCTTGCAGGTGCTAAGTACCAATCTGCCCATGTGTTCTACGGTTTTACAAGGAATTTAATAGCTTGTGCTTGGTGGACTTGTGGAGCTTTTAGGCTTTTGCCCATTTGAGCAGGTTAGATGTTACTGGATTTATCCTGAGGATCGGATCAAGTTGAGCGTCACCAAGTGGTGAAAACTCTGGGTTTTGGAAGGGTTTGGTTAGGTGGGAAGTCACTAGAGTTATGTTACATCGATCAAGTTGACCATTGTGTAGGAGTGTCTGCAACTTTAGCCTTGGAAGGATCTGATCTGCTGGTTAGGCTGGAAATCACTGGATTTGTCTATGGATCAAGTCACAAGAAAACCAAAATTCCTATCTGCCATTGAAGCAGAACACGCCTTccacaaaaaaagaagaagaagagaatatTCTTGAAATTGTCAACCGAGCAATCAGTAAGCAAGAGGACTTTCACAGAGATGTTTATATAGTataatactagtttgatttatATCTCATTTTGTCAGTAAAGCTGCGACCGTTCTGGAGGTAGTTCAGTAAACTAGTAGTGACCTGTTTACCATTAGTCCGAGTATAAAATATGGGGGCGGAACATGGGCTTCATTGATTAGTTTCAACAAGCTAATCATCTCCTTCAAAAGGCATTATTCTAGGCAACCAACGTTAGCTGGAGTATACAAGTGGCCGCGCCAACGACATTATCAACGGCTAGTGTCGCCGCATTAAAGTTTTCTTTCTCAAATTCATGAAAGGCGGCACAATTCTCACCCATTATATAGGGGCATATTCTGTAAGAAAGTATTgtgcaggaaaaaaaatattcaaatagTTCTCACTGAAACTGGAAAAAGGAATTCCAGTGGTGCCAAATTAATGGGACCAATTGGGTATATGGAGCTGATCATCATATATATCCAATGAGTCCTTAACATCTGAATAGTCCATTTCAACCGTAGTCGTTATCATAGGCGCTCATTTCTAGAGTTCAAAGTAGATGCTACAAAGGAGGAAAAATTCACATGGCCGCATTTTCCAAACTTCATGAAAATCCAAAATTGGGTACGTACGACCAGACAACAGACAGGCAGACATACAGTGAGCGGCCAGCTCACAACCGACCATATCGATTTGCGCGTGAAACAAGAATAAGAGGAGGATTtcgaaaaaatagaaaaaaaaaaagataagaggAGGATGTAGCCAAATCATTTTCAGATTTTATCATGCTCGAATTGAAGATTCGGAACCCTCACGCTTTAGCCAAAACGCGCCATCCAGCCGTAACATATCAATCCGACGGCTGATCTGCACGGAAATTAGCACTAACCCCCCTCGTACTAGTTGTAATCACGTGTGGTAACCTCGTCTTCCACCTCTTTATAAGCTGCACGCCTCTACTATCCCGGACACCATTACAGTACACACACACCAGCTGAAGCGCCTCCTCTTCACTCTCACAAGCTCGAGCctcctctctcgctcgctctcaTATACAATGGCGCGCTTCCAGCTCGCGGCCTTGGCCATGGCCATGctcttcgccgccgcggcggcccagGCCCCGGCCGCCACCCCGACGCCCGCGCCCAGGGCGTCCCCCCCGCCGGCGACCCCACCTCCGACCCCGGCGCCGATGactccgcccccgcccccggccccggccccggccatgcctcccccggccccggcgcccaccaccccggcccccgcccccgAGGCCTCCGCCCCGGCGCCCACGGCCGAGGCCCCCACCCCCACGATgagctccccgccggcgccatCCCCCATGGCCCCCACCCCGGGCCCCAGCAGCGACGTGACCCCGccccccagcgccgccgccggcgtctccCCCACCGCCAAgtgggtcgccgccgccgccgtggccgccgccgccgccttctacTGAGATGGGATCTCCACCGTCCCGTCCCGTGCTGTAATTTATTGTTATCCTCCGTGTTGAGCTGTTGATTTTTTGTTTCCTTCgccattttttttgttctctcTTCCATATTCCATTCGGCATTCGATTCAGTAGGACTCCCGGCATCTATATGTGTAGGATTGTGGGTTGGACAGATTGGTTGGTCGGTCGGTTGGCCCGGTGGTGTTGTGATCCTCTCCATTTGTATAATCCCCCGTTAATTTATTTCACATCTTCCCCATCTTTGGCAGTTATTTACATACTTGTTGCTTGCCCCCGCATCTGCATTTTAGCTCGTTTCAGTCAGATCAGATCTTGAAGAGCGCTTGTAGAGTAATGTAGCTTCAAGATGTTGCTTGTTCTTGAGCTTGAAGCGCAGGCTTCAGGTCACTCGCGATCGATGCGGGTAGTGCGATGCGTCCATGAGCTCGTGCACATCGATGGAGTCGAGCCGGGGTGCGGATGTGGATCTGGGGCCAGAGCACAACTACTGTGCTCCAGATCTGGGCGCGCCTCGCAAGCCGCCAGGGGCCATTATTATACGCGCGCCCTACTAATCGGCGCGCGGTGGAGTAGGGACTGGGGGTGACGGGAGGCCAGCTGGGGGTTCGCAGGCAGCGGCTGgcaggccaggccaggccagcAAATAGAAAAcgccacgggggggggggggggggggggggggggggggggggggcaggcgGGGTCGGTGGGGAACGGTGGCTGGCTGATGCCGATGGCGAAGGTGTCGGGGGCGCACTGGGCGGTGGGGCTGCGCGACCACGTGCCCGTGCCCACCCCATGCGCAGGCCTgcacggcggccgggcgggtGCCGAGGCGGGCGCTGGCGCGGACGCGGGCCGGCCAGGCCCGTCGTGCAGGCCGCGCGCGGTGCTGAAAAGGCAGGttaggagggggcggcggcggcacaccCATGGGATCATATGATTCATTCATATGATAGAGAGCAATGCATCTTTTGCTCTTTCGCTCTAGTTTATGTTTTCAGCGCTGTCCCGGTAGCCTTTTAACTAGCCATTGACACTTCCATTGCAACTGCGATAGCGATTTCCCGGACC harbors:
- the LOC140221707 gene encoding uncharacterized protein; this encodes MARFQLAALAMAMLFAAAAAQAPAATPTPAPRASPPPATPPPTPAPMTPPPPPAPAPAMPPPAPAPTTPAPAPEASAPAPTAEAPTPTMSSPPAPSPMAPTPGPSSDVTPPPSAAAGVSPTAKWVAAAAVAAAAAFY